ATAAACATAGATGACAATATTTGTGACATTTCAGTGCCGAGCATGATTCTCCAGCCACTCGTTGAGAATTTCTTTAAACACTGCTATGAAAAAGGGTTTAGTAAAGCTCATTTAGACATTTATAGTGAAATAAGAGGAGATTGCTTATATTTGACTGTAGAAAATGACGGTCCCAGTCTTTCAGACGAAGAGTTAACGTTATTAAAAGAAAAAATCTATTTCCTAACTGATAAGGATACATATGCATACGAGCATATCGGTCTGAAAAATATTCATGATCGATTGGTCCTCAACTATGGGCCGCCAGCAGGTATTGAATTGGATACGATGCAGAAACAAGGTTTCTCAGTCCGTTTAATAATTCCGCTTCTTGCAAAGGAGGATGAACAGTATGAAAGTATTGCTCGTGGATGATGAGTTTAACGTACGGGAGGTTATTCGGTCTTTGGGACAGTGGCAAGATTACGGTATTACTGATGTATTGGAAGCGAGCGATGGTAAAGAGGCAAAAGAACTGATTGAAAGAGAATCTCCTGAGATCATCTTTACCGACGTGGAAATGCCAGAAATGAATGGCATGGAATTAATCGAGTGGTTAGGTACCATCTCTTATTCTGGGAAAGTCATTTTGATTACTGTATATGATGACTATTCTTTCATGCGTAAAGCGATTCAGTACAGCAGCTTTGATTATTTATTGAAACCGATTGAACCAGACTTACTCAATAAAGCATTGGCAGGTGCTGTGGAAGCTTGGAAAAATGAAGAGGAGGAGCGTCGTCAGAAAGAATCAGGGCTCTATGAAGATGCCAAAAGGCTGCGTGTCAACCGGGAAGTGACGGCAGCTTGTAACGGAGAGCATTTCGACGTTGATGAAATTGCTTCATCGCTCCCGGAAGCGGATAAATACGAGCTTGCTTTGCTTTCTTTTTACCAAATGCACTATGTAGAGCCATATATTCAGTTACTGGCAGATAAGCTTTGTGATCAGGGGTGGGGAAATGCCTTTCCTCTGCAAAATAATTACCAACACTGTCTACTAATAACCGTCCATGGCCAATGGCTCGCGATAGAGGAATGGATGAACCAACACTTTGCTGTCCCCGTTCGGCTTGTTGGCGAAGTTCCTTTAAAACTAGTCGCAGAGCTACCTACTTCATTTCAATGTGCGCAAAAGGCAATGAACGATCAAAACTTCAGATCTATACGCCGTATGTCTGATTTGGATGGTGCTCGTCGCATCCAAGATATTGTCGCGTTTGTCGAGGAGAATTATATGGAAGAGCTGAGTTTGCAAAGACTATCAAACCAGTTTTTTTTGAGTCGAGAGCATATTTCTAGAAAATTCAAGCGAGAAATGGGCATGCCTCTTTCAACGTATGTTACTGAACTTAGAATAGAACAAGCCAAACGGTACTTAGGTCAAACAGATGATAAACTTTATACGATTGCCTTAAAGCTCGGCTATCAAGATGAAAAGTACTTTTCTAAGCTATTCAAAAAAAGGACAGGCATGACACCAATTGAATATAGAAATGATGAGAAGAAATGTCAAACTATCACGACTTAATTTTCTCCTTGAGTTGGCGTGTATACGTCTAATAGTTACTTTATCATAGATAACCGTCCGTAAAACTCCCTGCTCAAAATAGAGAGAAGAGATAAATTTAGGCGGGAGATAACGGCCGCTCATGTCCTGATGATACACTCTCAACTACCAATCAGTGGGAAAAGGGTGAAAACGTCCACTGATTGAAAGTTCGTTTTATGGAGGGATAGAAATGAATAAAAAAGGTTTGCAAATTTTTTTGGCTGGCTTCTTCTTTCTACTTTCAGCATGTGAGACACAAAACGAAACAGCAGGGAAAGAACTAAACAACATGGAGGAGCCCATCACACTGGAAATTCGTAATCCGAAAGTGGAAATTTCAACCCAGTTCGAACAGATGGTTCGAGCTTATGAAAAGGAAAATCCGGGTGTTAAAATTAATGTTCGTACCGTAGGTGGAGCCGCCGATGATCTGACCGATTTAAAAGCGCAGATAGCCGCCGGTGAAGGTCCTGACATTTTTACCAACGGTGGATATGAACAAGCTAAACTATGGAGCAACTATTTAGAGGACCTATCCGATCAACCTTGGGTAGAGAACGCATATGAAGGAGCACTTGAGCCGATGACTATCGATGAAGGCATATATGGGATGCCTGTAAACGTTGAAGGGTACGGCTTCATTTACAATAAAGATTTATTTGAACAGGTTGGCATTGAGGCATTACCTAAAACGCTGACCGAATTAATAGAAACCGCAGAATCTTTAGAAGCAGCTGGTATTACGCCTTTTGCAACCGGCTATTACGAAGATTGGAAATTGAGTGACCATCTGATGGGGAGCGCTTTTGCACGTCAGGATGATCCAGATGCTTTTATAGCAGGGTTAAATGACGGCTCACAAACTATCGAAAACAATGAAACATTCAAAGGCCTGATTCAACTGTTGGATGTCACACTGGAATTCGGAAACGATGACCCACTGACTACCGATTACCACACGGAAGTGACCCTATTTGCCAATGGTGAGGCAGCGATGATTCAACAAGGTAATTGGATTCAACCTCTGATTGACCAATTGGCGCCAAATATGAACATCGGGTTTCTTCCCATACCAGTTAATGATAGTCCAAAAAACGACGTTTTAGCAGTTGATGTGCCCAACTACTGGGTTGTCAATCAAAAATCGACACCTGAAAAAAAACAAGAAGCAAAAAAATTTTTAAACTGGATGGTTTCATCAGAAGAAGGTCAAAAGTTTATAACGGAACAATTCAAATTTATCCCAGCGTTTAAACATATAGAGGCAAACGATTTAGGACCACTGGCGGAAGATGTCATGTGGTATGTCAAAGCCGATAAAACATTGTCGTTCCACTGGTTTAAACACCCAGAGGGAACAAGGGGTGAGTTCGGTTTTGCCATAAAAGCATATGTGGGTAATCAGCTTAATCGCGATCAATTGCTGCAGGAATTACAGCAGTCTTGGGAGAGGGCGGCACGATAACCAATAATATCCCAGTAATCGCGCTGATAGATTCACCTTAAACTATATCAATCGTCCACTATATCAATTTAAGACTAAATTCCAATCAATATAAACCATATCTATACAATGCTGATTTGATTACAATTTAATACATAAATAACCTACAGCTTGGTTGTGATGGATACCACCTAGTAGAAACCTAAAACTAAATTTTATTAAAACTTAGTTTTAGGTTTTTTTGTTTCCGTAGGTAAAAAAGGGAGGGGAAGATACGTACAGAGGAGACTATATAAGCTCATGAATTGGACGGAGAAAGTAATCTATCAAAGGAGGAACAAGGGGAAATGGGAATTAAAAAAACATATGGTGATTTTTTGAAATGGGGAGTATGCACGGCGATTTTAGGAAGCTCTCTGATGGCCAGCACCGTTTTTGCCACCTCAGACTGGGATGCTGAAGATGATTACACCGCGGTTTGGACACGTCAGCAAGCTGAGAATGTGGCTTTGACGAAAGATACGACGGCGCCTCTTTTGGAGACGGATGAGGATTTTGAACTCGTTGCTCCCGATAAATGGGTTTGGGACACGTGGCCACTTCAGAACAGGGACGGTTCACTTGCTCAGGTGAATGGGTACACAATTGCATTTGCCTTGGTTGCTCCACGATATTTAGGTTGGGGGGAGCGTCATACTGAGGCTAGAATCGGCATGTTCTACTCCAAAGACGGAAAAGACTGGACTTACGCAGGTATTCCATATGACTATGACAAAGCTTACGGTCACATGCAGTGGGCTGGTTCCGCCATGTTGGACAACGATGGAAAAGTACATTTCTTTTATACTGCAACAGGACGTAAGAGTAATTCTGAACATTTTGGTCAACCTGGATGGGAGGCAATGGCTGAACAACGCCTTGCTAAAACGACGTTTGACATCAGTGCAGACAAAGACGGCGTTCATCTAACTAAAGAAGATGAGCATCAGATCATGCTTGAAGCGGATGGTGAATATTACGAGACGATTGGACAATGGGGAAGTAACGGAAATATCATCAGTGCGTTTCGTGATCCGTTTTTCTTTCAGGACCCTAACACAGGGGAAGAATACATTATTTGGGAAGGACAGGCAGGCCCTAAAAGCAATGGGCTGAAGCCGGAAAATATCGGTGATGAAGCATATCGTAAAAACGCTAATGTTCCAGATAGAGCGGAACTTTACAACGGCAACATTGGGATAGCCAAAGTACTTGACGAGGATGTCTCCGAACTAAAAATGTTGCCGCCACTTCTCGAATCAATTGGGGTCAATCATCAACTGGAACGTCCGCATGTAGTGGTGGACGGTGACACGTACTACTTGTTAACCATCAGCCATACCTTCACATACGCACCTGGTTTGACTGGTCCAGAAGGTTTGTACGGCTTTGTCAATGAAGGTGGGTTACGAGGTGATTACGAACCTCTCAACGACGGTGGTCTAGTGATTGGTAATCCTGCTGAAAGCCCGGGTCAGGCCTATTCTTGGTGGGTAGCTCCAGACGGACAGGTTATCAGCTTCATCAATGAGCCTCTTGATGAGAATGGGGAAGTACAATTCGTGGGTACTTTCGCGCCGACACTACAACTGTCCTTTGACGGTGATCAAACAAAAATTGAGAAGGAGATGGGTTATGGAGAAATCAGACCATTCGGTGCCTATCGTTAAACCCTACTCAATGCTTCTTAATCTGTAAGTACATGATTGAAAGGAGAGAATCCATAAATGCTTGCTCGCAAAAGTTTTCTAAAAAAGGCGAAAGTCCTAACACTTAGTATTTTGGCGATAACTCTCAGCGTTCCCGGCATGACTTCTGTTGAGGCTGAGGACACTAATTCACCTGTCAACTGGACACGTGAACAAGTGGACCAAATTGAGTTGGATGATTCCAATACCATACCATATACGAACATTAAGGAATTGGAAAAAATGACACCTGACTATCACATATGGGATTCGTGGCCTCTGACCGACCGTAATGGTAATGTCACTGAAGTTAATGGTTGGAAAGTACTCTTTACACTTAGTGCTCCGAGTGATGTGTTGCCAGGTAAAGTGCATGACATTGCGAAAATCCAATATTTTGTTTCCCGTGACGGGAAAGATTGGGAGCTAGGCGGCGAGCTGTTCCCTGAAGAGGATTCCCTCGGTTCAAGGGAATGGGCTGGCTCAGCTATGATGGACGAAGATGAAGGTAAAATCTACGCATTCTATACCGCGACTGGTCGAAATGGGGAAGAAAATCTTACGTATGAGCAGCGTTTGGCCATGTCTGTCGGTGATGTAGTCGCCGATAAAAACGGCGTCCATTTTGAAAATTGGGATGAACATAGTATCATTCTTGAGCCGGACGGTGAAGACTATCAATCATATGAACAAGCTATGGAAAATGGATATAGCGGTTATGCGTTTCGTGATCCACAGTGGTTCAAAGATACGAAAACGGGCAAGGAATATATTCTGTTTGAAGGCAATTCAGGTGGCCGCGTTTCTGAACGTACGTGTGAAAATGAAGACGTTCCGGAAGGTTCTGAGCACTTCAATGGTAATATAGGGATTGCTGAAGTGGTCGACGGTGATTTTTCTGACTTGAAAGTGCATGCTCCTTTATTGGAAGCCAATTGTGTGAATGATGAGTTGGAGCGTCCACATATTATTGTCAAAGATGATAAGTATTATCTGTTTACTGATACGCACATTAATAAATATGCACCAGGAATTGAAGGACCAGAAGGCCTGTATGGCTTTGTTTCCGATACACTATTTGGTGGTTATGAACCTTTAAATGGAAGTGGGCTCGTTTTAGCCAATCCACCAGAAAACCCGTATCAAGCCTACTCTTGGTTAGTGTTACCCGATCTTAAAGTCATCGCTTTTGCGCAATTTGGTGATTTGGATGGCATGGACATCAATGAGATCGGCCACCAGGACCCTGAATTCCAATTCGAACATTGGGGCGGTACAATGGCTCCGACGCTGGAAATCGGTATTGACGGTGATCGTACGGAATTTAAAAAGGAACTACCACAAGGTTGGATAAAATAAAATGACATACGGAGAAACGGTCAATCATCTTGTAGATATTGGCCGTTTCTTTCTTTAAATATCCATGGAGTAGGAAATAAGGTTATGATAATAATTAACATTGAATTTCTCAATGTTTCAGCTTGCTGAAACGAGTTCACTTTTTAAAAAGAAATGGATGTGGACCGCGATTGGAGGCATTTTGATCGTCTATTTCATCCCATTACTATTATATGGGATAGGTGTTCCAGCAATGAAGTATGTGATGGCTGTATTATGCGGAGGTGGCATATTAATTAGCGTGCCAATAGTTGGGATAAGCGCTTTAATGTTATCATCGTCTAATGACACTGTCATGTTATATAGTGTGATAATTGTTGGGTTTTCATTGATTATTGTGAACATTGCTTGGTTTTTCTTTGCCTTTCATTCAGAGGGAAATGAAAACAGTCATACAACTCAGGTATAGAGGTCTTCTGATTCAAACTTTGATTGATGATATTGCAAAAGACATTCCTGAAAAGATAGACGCTATTTAACAGTGCATCAAGGGTTCTTTGCAAACTATTGAGAGTAATTCTTAAAAGGACTTTGATGAAGCAAAAATGACAGAGATGAGCAAATTTTTTTACATAGAAGGCATTAGTAGAATTATCAGTAGCTTTTTTTCTTTTATCAAGGCCCTCTTTTATTGTAAAGCAAAGAGTAGGGATCAGTGAGATAGAGAGATTCAGGAGAAAATGCATAGTGAGTGACTCAATTTAGAAGTAAACAAGGAAACATAGTCTCATGTTACCCACACTAATCCGCTAATTCTAGCGATTCACTAAAGACAACAGCTGACTTGTCATGTCGATCTGCTATACTGTTTATAAGATACAGCTAATTAAAACGTAGACATTCAAAACGGGAGGGGAAGATGGGAACGACTGGAAGATTCAAGCGCATGTATAAAATCATTGCATTCGCTCTTACTATTTTTATTCGCATTTATTGGTACAAAATTCGTAAAAAAACACAGTCAGAATGGGGTCATCTATGGGAAGATATCGGGAGAAGGTTCAGGGAAATACTCTTCGATTTAGAGGGGCTGCTTATAAAAATCGGTCAGCTATTAAGTATTCGTGCTGATTTATTACCTCGTCCGTTTATTGAGCAAATTCAAGATTTGACGGATCAAGTACCGCCATCCTCGTGGAAGGAAATAGAAACAGTTCTAGTTAAAGAGTGGAAAAGTCCAGTAGAAGATCATGTTACACATGTGGAGACAGAAGCGATAGCATCAGCTTCTATCGGTGAAGTTTATCGCGCCACACTAAAAAGCGGTGAAAAAGTAGCGGTGAAAGTGCAACGGCCTAACATCCAGCAGATTGTCGAAACGGATTTTCGTTCACTTAGTATCATCATCTGGTTTGCCAATCATTTTGTCCCATTACCGAAAGGATTTATAAATCTAAATGTGTTGTTTAAGGAATTGAAGCAAGTAATTGAACAAGAGCTAGATTTTTCTAAAGAAAAGCAATCTCTTTTAACATTTAAAAAACGGTTTGAAGACTATGAAGGGGTCTTGATTCCGTCTGTTGTAGAAGAGCTTAGCACATCCAAAGTGTTAGTGATGGAATGGGTGGATGGCATTAAATTAACCGATGAAGCTGCTTTAAATCATCTAAACATCACCAAGCAAGAGCTGTCTAAGCGAATTACTGAGATTTTTTTGCCGCAATGGCTTGAGCCAGGTAGTTTTCATGCAGATCCCCATACAGGTAATCTTCTCCTTTCAAAAGAAGGCAAAATTATCTTACTAGATTTTGGGATGGTTGGGACGATTTCAAAAAATGATGCGATGAATTTTCAACGACTAATAGAAAGTTTGCTATCGAAAAATTATTCTCAGGCTGTGGAAGCTCTTATCCAACTTGATTTCCTCCTACCGGACGCTGAACCACGGACGATGGAAAAGGTGTTAGCTGAATTTATGACTTTTCAGCCTTCTCAATTGCAGGAAATGGATATCATGTCTTTAAAGTTAGAGATGACAAATATGATACAAGCCCTTCCAATCCAAGTCCCGACAAGATTTGTGTTTTTAGGACGTTCATTTATGACGATTGAGGGGATTTTAGCAATGTTAATTGAAGAAGATGAGATTATTGATGAAGTAAAACCAGTCTTTTTGAAGTGGTTGCAAAAACGAGGTAATACGAAATGGCACTTCGTATGGTATTGGCTCCAATCTCAGCCGATGTTTAAAATTGTCCACACTGTTAATGATTTTTTAAGATTGCCCCAGCGTATGGAAGACGTGAAAGAATTAGAGCAGCGAAGACAGTTTCAGTTTACGATGTATGAAAATAGCAAGCGCCATTGTTTCCAAGTGACCTTAATTGGAGGCATCGGTAGTGGAATTGGGTTTTATACATCTGAGGCCATGCTAGGCTATATTGGATTAGGTGTTGGGGTACTCGGCTTATTAAGTTACGGTGTTATGAGCTATAAGTTGAGAAAATGGTTAAAGTACATGCATCCAAAAAGAAAGACGTAACAACTATAAGAACATGCTCTATTATAGAAACGAAACGCCTTTTCTCATTAGTAAAGGGCGTTTTTAATTTAGCTAAAATCTTAGAGAGGTTTTGCCCAGATGTAGAATAAGGAAATTTAAGGGTTGATAGCCACAGGTGTACCAATTGGAATAAGAGCGGCTAATTCTTCTACATCCTTATTGAACATACGAATGCACCCACGTGATACGGCGTGCCCGATGGAAGTTGGTTCATTTGTGCCGTGTATCCCATAATGCTGTTTTGACAAGCTCATCCACATCGTTCCGAATGGGCCGCCTGGATTAGGTGCTTTATTAATAATAATGTACTGACCAAGTGGGGTCTCAAATAACATTCTTCCAACGGCGATGGGATAGTCCCTTTCTAACATACCGTTACGAAAAAGTCTGAGCCGACGACTTCCAACAGACACGTCGATGTGATAAGGCAATGTATCGGGGTTTGGAAAGTTAGGAATCTCTATCATTTGTCCTGGATGAATCAGATCTGGATTCACGCCGGGATTAACAGATAAGATGTGTGGAAGGGGAATTCTATAATCAAGAGATATTTGAGCTAATGTTTCGCCTGGAAGAACGGTATGACGCATATGAGATACCTCCACGTCTTTCCTAACCTATGTCTAGAAAGCAAAGGGTCATTTTCTTTTCTCTGCTTTAAAACGACATTGTTATAAATAGATATACGGTTTTAAAAAGAATTATGCCTCCCTTCATTTTAAAAGGCCGTCACTATCTAACATTTTCACTTATAATGCTAACAAAAAGATCTGTTAACAAATCGGTTTTCTTCCTATACTTAACAAAGACAGTTTATCACAGATAAGCGTTCGTAAACCTCCTGTCAGAATATAGAGAGGAGAGGTAACGGACGCTAATATCCAGATTCACTCAACGACCAATCAGTAGGAGAAAAATGAAAACACCAACTGCTTGAAGGTTTGTTTTATTAAAAAAGTCCTTTCCTAGTTATTTGTAGATCCATGAGTATTCCTTAACGATAACTTTTGAATATCAGCTGTTTGGGGAATCATTCTGTTATCCTTTTTGGAGCTTGGTTACGATACTGTGAGGGACTGCATCCGTTTACTTTCCTGAAAGCCTTTGAAAAAATAAGGGGATCACGATAACCGCATGACTCAGCAATTTGCACGATGGATAAATCTGTTAAGGTTAATAGTTCTTCAGCACGTATCATACGAAACTTTGTGAGACATTGTTGGATCGTTTTACCCGTGTTCTTTTGGAACATACTTGACAAATAACTACGGTTAAGTGAGACATATTGAGCGATATCCGTTACTTTTATCGGATGTTCATAATGGGTTTGAATGAATCGGATGGCCTTTTCTACATAATGATTGTCTTTGGCCTGCTCTGCATGAGTGAGTATAGCGGTCGTTTCAGCTAAGTTTGCGAAATATAAATACAGCTGCGATTGTACGTAGTATTCTTTGGATATGGTATGTTTTCCATACTTTAACATATTAAAGACAATGTTTTTTAAAATGTGGGCTTGGCTCGTTTCAAAGGTGACTTTATTGCCACCTAATCCAATTTGATCTAAATGGTTTTTGGCGGTATGACCGTTGAAACCAATCCATACGTAATGCCATGGATCATGCTCATCAGCTTGGTAATGTGTTAACACATTTGGCTCTATTAAAAAGCCTTGACCTGCTTTGAGCTGATACATTCTGTCACCAATCGTATAGGAGCCTTTACCTGAGATCACGATATGAATAATATAGTTAGACCTTACAGCCGGTCCGAAATGATGTAATGGATCACATTCTGCATAACCACAAAAGAGTAAATTAAACTCAGAAAATTCACGTTCGGGTATTTTTAACACGTAGTCTCTTTCCATATAAGCCCCCTTACTCTAACGATAGTAATAGTATACCAGATGACTATGTAAGCGATTAAAGGAGCAAAATGTGATGACAGATGTATTAAAGAAAAAAATAGTGATGATGATAATTGGGATTGTATTCATTGGGCTCTCCATTGCGCTGTTTCGCTATGCTAATATGGGGACAGATCCTTTCACCACAATGAATTTAGGTATTAGCCATTATCTTGGTTGGTCATTCGGACAATATCAATTACTCGTTAATATGGTGTTATTT
The genomic region above belongs to Bacillus sp. A301a_S52 and contains:
- a CDS encoding response regulator is translated as MKVLLVDDEFNVREVIRSLGQWQDYGITDVLEASDGKEAKELIERESPEIIFTDVEMPEMNGMELIEWLGTISYSGKVILITVYDDYSFMRKAIQYSSFDYLLKPIEPDLLNKALAGAVEAWKNEEEERRQKESGLYEDAKRLRVNREVTAACNGEHFDVDEIASSLPEADKYELALLSFYQMHYVEPYIQLLADKLCDQGWGNAFPLQNNYQHCLLITVHGQWLAIEEWMNQHFAVPVRLVGEVPLKLVAELPTSFQCAQKAMNDQNFRSIRRMSDLDGARRIQDIVAFVEENYMEELSLQRLSNQFFLSREHISRKFKREMGMPLSTYVTELRIEQAKRYLGQTDDKLYTIALKLGYQDEKYFSKLFKKRTGMTPIEYRNDEKKCQTITT
- a CDS encoding carbohydrate ABC transporter substrate-binding protein; amino-acid sequence: MNKKGLQIFLAGFFFLLSACETQNETAGKELNNMEEPITLEIRNPKVEISTQFEQMVRAYEKENPGVKINVRTVGGAADDLTDLKAQIAAGEGPDIFTNGGYEQAKLWSNYLEDLSDQPWVENAYEGALEPMTIDEGIYGMPVNVEGYGFIYNKDLFEQVGIEALPKTLTELIETAESLEAAGITPFATGYYEDWKLSDHLMGSAFARQDDPDAFIAGLNDGSQTIENNETFKGLIQLLDVTLEFGNDDPLTTDYHTEVTLFANGEAAMIQQGNWIQPLIDQLAPNMNIGFLPIPVNDSPKNDVLAVDVPNYWVVNQKSTPEKKQEAKKFLNWMVSSEEGQKFITEQFKFIPAFKHIEANDLGPLAEDVMWYVKADKTLSFHWFKHPEGTRGEFGFAIKAYVGNQLNRDQLLQELQQSWERAAR
- a CDS encoding glycoside hydrolase family 68 protein, with amino-acid sequence MGIKKTYGDFLKWGVCTAILGSSLMASTVFATSDWDAEDDYTAVWTRQQAENVALTKDTTAPLLETDEDFELVAPDKWVWDTWPLQNRDGSLAQVNGYTIAFALVAPRYLGWGERHTEARIGMFYSKDGKDWTYAGIPYDYDKAYGHMQWAGSAMLDNDGKVHFFYTATGRKSNSEHFGQPGWEAMAEQRLAKTTFDISADKDGVHLTKEDEHQIMLEADGEYYETIGQWGSNGNIISAFRDPFFFQDPNTGEEYIIWEGQAGPKSNGLKPENIGDEAYRKNANVPDRAELYNGNIGIAKVLDEDVSELKMLPPLLESIGVNHQLERPHVVVDGDTYYLLTISHTFTYAPGLTGPEGLYGFVNEGGLRGDYEPLNDGGLVIGNPAESPGQAYSWWVAPDGQVISFINEPLDENGEVQFVGTFAPTLQLSFDGDQTKIEKEMGYGEIRPFGAYR
- a CDS encoding glycoside hydrolase family 68 protein, with the translated sequence MTSVEAEDTNSPVNWTREQVDQIELDDSNTIPYTNIKELEKMTPDYHIWDSWPLTDRNGNVTEVNGWKVLFTLSAPSDVLPGKVHDIAKIQYFVSRDGKDWELGGELFPEEDSLGSREWAGSAMMDEDEGKIYAFYTATGRNGEENLTYEQRLAMSVGDVVADKNGVHFENWDEHSIILEPDGEDYQSYEQAMENGYSGYAFRDPQWFKDTKTGKEYILFEGNSGGRVSERTCENEDVPEGSEHFNGNIGIAEVVDGDFSDLKVHAPLLEANCVNDELERPHIIVKDDKYYLFTDTHINKYAPGIEGPEGLYGFVSDTLFGGYEPLNGSGLVLANPPENPYQAYSWLVLPDLKVIAFAQFGDLDGMDINEIGHQDPEFQFEHWGGTMAPTLEIGIDGDRTEFKKELPQGWIK
- a CDS encoding DUF5391 family protein — its product is MFQLAETSSLFKKKWMWTAIGGILIVYFIPLLLYGIGVPAMKYVMAVLCGGGILISVPIVGISALMLSSSNDTVMLYSVIIVGFSLIIVNIAWFFFAFHSEGNENSHTTQV
- a CDS encoding AarF/ABC1/UbiB kinase family protein encodes the protein MGTTGRFKRMYKIIAFALTIFIRIYWYKIRKKTQSEWGHLWEDIGRRFREILFDLEGLLIKIGQLLSIRADLLPRPFIEQIQDLTDQVPPSSWKEIETVLVKEWKSPVEDHVTHVETEAIASASIGEVYRATLKSGEKVAVKVQRPNIQQIVETDFRSLSIIIWFANHFVPLPKGFINLNVLFKELKQVIEQELDFSKEKQSLLTFKKRFEDYEGVLIPSVVEELSTSKVLVMEWVDGIKLTDEAALNHLNITKQELSKRITEIFLPQWLEPGSFHADPHTGNLLLSKEGKIILLDFGMVGTISKNDAMNFQRLIESLLSKNYSQAVEALIQLDFLLPDAEPRTMEKVLAEFMTFQPSQLQEMDIMSLKLEMTNMIQALPIQVPTRFVFLGRSFMTIEGILAMLIEEDEIIDEVKPVFLKWLQKRGNTKWHFVWYWLQSQPMFKIVHTVNDFLRLPQRMEDVKELEQRRQFQFTMYENSKRHCFQVTLIGGIGSGIGFYTSEAMLGYIGLGVGVLGLLSYGVMSYKLRKWLKYMHPKRKT
- a CDS encoding L,D-transpeptidase family protein; the protein is MRHTVLPGETLAQISLDYRIPLPHILSVNPGVNPDLIHPGQMIEIPNFPNPDTLPYHIDVSVGSRRLRLFRNGMLERDYPIAVGRMLFETPLGQYIIINKAPNPGGPFGTMWMSLSKQHYGIHGTNEPTSIGHAVSRGCIRMFNKDVEELAALIPIGTPVAINP
- a CDS encoding AraC family transcriptional regulator, whose product is MERDYVLKIPEREFSEFNLLFCGYAECDPLHHFGPAVRSNYIIHIVISGKGSYTIGDRMYQLKAGQGFLIEPNVLTHYQADEHDPWHYVWIGFNGHTAKNHLDQIGLGGNKVTFETSQAHILKNIVFNMLKYGKHTISKEYYVQSQLYLYFANLAETTAILTHAEQAKDNHYVEKAIRFIQTHYEHPIKVTDIAQYVSLNRSYLSSMFQKNTGKTIQQCLTKFRMIRAEELLTLTDLSIVQIAESCGYRDPLIFSKAFRKVNGCSPSQYRNQAPKRITE